From Neobacillus sp. PS2-9, the proteins below share one genomic window:
- a CDS encoding diguanylate cyclase → MARNIPQYLTYQYPDIKVLLVEEEKFSREKLFRILKRRFTTLFVASNSVEGIKLYQQFKPDIIIVDMTMDQISQLEMVQRIREMNDKVQVILTTNHDDNDIFIHMIKGYSNHIILKPINLDYFFQAIQSSVNQIQLENEIKCKVAAIDYFPNSIDRVKFHEYLINEVKRTKQGTYPLSIIKMEIDFFQKIIDCFGKNAGEEVLTTISTIIQQRIREKDILGHGRTDEFFLLLPNTKADDAVDIAESLRFLIGTFDFKSIGKVTCSFGVTEYLNCKSKVELLNDAEIALHESKKNGRNRVTLFRKAH, encoded by the coding sequence ATGGCAAGAAATATCCCACAATATTTAACCTATCAATATCCTGATATTAAGGTGTTGTTAGTTGAAGAAGAAAAATTTTCTCGTGAGAAGCTTTTTCGTATTCTTAAGCGCCGTTTTACTACGCTTTTTGTTGCTAGTAACAGTGTGGAAGGTATAAAGCTCTATCAGCAATTTAAACCAGACATTATCATCGTTGATATGACAATGGATCAGATAAGTCAGTTAGAAATGGTGCAAAGAATAAGAGAAATGAATGATAAAGTACAAGTAATTCTAACAACTAACCATGATGATAATGATATCTTTATTCACATGATTAAGGGTTACTCGAATCATATCATCCTAAAGCCCATAAATTTAGATTATTTCTTTCAAGCCATACAATCATCTGTGAACCAAATTCAATTGGAAAATGAAATTAAATGCAAAGTAGCTGCCATCGATTACTTCCCAAATAGTATAGATCGTGTGAAGTTCCATGAATATCTGATAAATGAAGTAAAACGTACCAAACAAGGTACGTACCCTTTGTCTATTATTAAAATGGAAATCGACTTCTTTCAAAAGATTATTGATTGTTTTGGCAAGAATGCAGGTGAGGAAGTGTTAACTACCATTTCAACCATTATCCAACAGAGAATTAGAGAAAAGGATATTTTAGGTCATGGGAGAACTGATGAATTCTTCCTTTTGCTCCCGAATACGAAAGCAGATGATGCTGTTGATATTGCAGAGTCCCTTCGTTTTTTAATTGGGACCTTTGATTTTAAAAGTATTGGTAAGGTGACATGTAGCTTTGGTGTTACTGAATATTTAAACTGTAAATCAAAGGTAGAACTACTAAACGACGCAGAGATCGCTCTCCATGAGTCAAAAAAGAATGGACGTAATCGTGTAACATTGTTCAGAAAAGCTCATTAA